Proteins encoded together in one Vitis vinifera cultivar Pinot Noir 40024 chromosome 4, ASM3070453v1 window:
- the LOC100252631 gene encoding aquaporin TIP4-1 — protein sequence MAKMALGSGREFAQPDCIRALVMEFIVTFLFVFAGVGSAMATEKLKGDSLDSLFFVAMAHALVVAVMVSAALQISGGHLNPAVTLGLCVGGHITVVRSVLYFIDQCLASTVACILLKFLTGGRATPVHTLASGVGCLQGVMLEFILTFSLLFTVYANIVSAQKSAHIDGLGPMITGLVVGANVMAGGAFSGASMNPARSFGPALVSWDWTNHWVYWVGPLVGGAVAGFVYENFFINRPHLRLPTRDEEEEEGF from the exons ATGGCCAAGATGGCTCTCGGCTCCGGCCGTGAGTTCGCCCAGCCCGACTGCATCCGAGCTCTCGTCATGGAGTTCATCGTCACCTTCCTGTTCGTCTTCGCGGGTGTCGGCTCCGCCATGGCCACCG AGAAGCTGAAGGGAGATTCACTGGACTCCCTGTTTTTTGTGGCGATGGCACATGCGCTGGTGGTGGCGGTCATGGTATCGGCGGCGCTGCAGATCTCCGGTGGCCACCTGAACCCGGCGGTGACTCTTGGTCTCTGCGTGGGTGGTCACATCACCGTTGTGAGATCCGTCCTGTACTTCATCGATCAGTGTTTGGCTTCTACTGTAGCCTGTATTCTCCTCAAGTTTCTCACTGGTGGACGG GCAACTCCAGTGCACACACTGGCGAGTGGAGTGGGGTGTCTACAAGGGGTAATGCTAGAATTTATCCTCACGTTCTCGTTGTTGTTCACAGTCTATGCCAATATAGTATCAGCACAGAAGTCTGCCCACATTGATGGGCTGGGCCCAATGATAACTGGGCTTGTGGTGGGGGCCAACGTCATGGCTGGTGGGGCCTTTTCCGGGGCTTCCATGAACCCGGCCCGGTCCTTCGGGCCGGCTTTGGTGAGCTGGGACTGGACAAACCACTGGGTGTACTGGGTTGGGCCACTGGTAGGTGGTGCGGTGGCTGGATTTGTGTATGAGAACTTTTTCATTAACAGACCCCATCTTCGTCTCCCAACAAgagacgaagaagaagaagaaggcttCTAA
- the LOC100247523 gene encoding probable lactoylglutathione lyase, chloroplastic has translation MRTLPMATTPFQHLSSSPPFLSSLRFPTSSFASSLTGFTSSRRLALFHLGTAIPQSELLGGKTLKLFRMEGNMLEAGTAGNMAQAAVSEGNVLEWAKTDKRRMLHVVYRVGNLDKTMKFYTECLGMKLLRRCDIPEERYANAFLGYGPEDSHFVVELTYNYGVDKIDIGTGFGHFGIAVEDVAKTVDLVKAKGGKVTREPGPVKGGKTVIAFVEDPDGYKFELLEREPTPEPLCQVMLRVGDLDRSIKFYEKAFGMELLRKRDNPEYKYTIAMMGYGPEDKSAVLELTYNYGVLEYDKGNGYAQIAIGTDDVYKTAEAIRLCGGKITREPGPLPVINTKITACLDPDGWKSVFVDNADFLKELE, from the exons ATGAGGACGCTTCCAATGGCAACAACGCCGTTTCAACACCTCTCTTCATCCCCACCTTTTCTCTCCTCTCTCAGATTCCCCACTTCTTCCTTCGCTTCTTCTCTCACTGGTTTCACCTCTTCTCGTCGACTCGCGCTTTTCCACCTTGGCACTG CTATACCTCAATCAGAGTTGTTGGGTGGAAAAACATTGAAGTTATTTAGAATGGAAGGAAACATGCTAGAGGCTGGCACAGCTGGAAATATGGCACAAGCTGCCGTTTCAGAGGGAAATGTACTGGAGTGGGCCAAAACTGACAAGCGAAGAATGCTTCACGTTGTTTACCGTGTGGGAAACTTGGACAAGACTATGAA ATTCTATACTGAGTGCTTGGGGATGAAACTATTGAGGAGATGTGATATACCAGAGGAGAGATATGCGAATGCTTTTCTTGGATATGGGCCCGAGGATTCCCATTTTGTTGTTGAACTTACTTACA ATTATGGAGTTGACAAAATCGACATTGGAACAGGTTTTGGCCATTTTGGTATTGCAGTTGAAGAT GTCGCCAAAACAGTGGATCTGGTAAAGGCAAAGGGCGGAAAAGTTACCAGGGAGCCTGGTCCTGTTAAAGGTGGCAAAACAGTAATTGCATTCGTTGAAGATCCAGATGGTTATAAGTTTGAACTTTTGGAAAGAGAGCCTACACCAGAGCCCTTATGTCAAGTAATGCTTCGGGTGGGCGATCTTGATCGCTCCATAAAGTTTTATGAGAAG GCTTTTGGCATGGAGCTTCTCCGCAAAAGAGATAATCCTGAATACAAG TATACAATTGCTATGATGGGCTATGGTCCTGAAGATAAGAGTGCAGTGCTGGAATTGACTTATAACTATGGGGTCCTGGAATATGACAAAGGAAATGGCTATGCACAG ATTGCAATTGGCACAGATGATGTTTATAAGACTGCAGAAGCAATCAGATTGTGTGGGGGGAAGATTACTCGTGAACCTGGGCCCTTGCCAGTTATCAACACTAAGATCACTGCCTGCTTGGACCCTGATGGATGGAAATCG GTCTTTGTTGATAATGCTGATTTTCTCAAGGAATTAGAGTGA
- the LOC100261152 gene encoding VAN3-binding protein, with protein sequence MSVGSCGGFKCPSRRLENIEEDGPASWLPETCAPPETPIESMEFLARSWSLSAMELAKALAADNLDKYSAFCSVGNEAEIHVASSVASEEAIIQQLPGGGSPPISPRDSDDMKELFLLHQALNPDFLSNQQLLRNGLYKSIMRGKTFGRWLKDQKERKKQEIRTHNAQLHAAVSVAGVAAAVAALAASNAASPEVLATQHKKPSKTSAAIASAAALVASHCIEIAEDMGADHDHILMAVNSAVNARTNGDIMTLTAGAATALRGAATLRARLQKGCGTATLVLSEEQIEEGRESNILIALNFVSRGGELLKRTRKGALHWKQVSFNIDSCWQVAVKMKSKHMAGTFTKKKKCVVSGVYCDIPAWPGREREESSEQRAYFGIKTDDRIIEFECRNNSDKQMWAEGIQYMLHCRASMI encoded by the exons A TGTCTGTGGGCTCCTGCGGAGGCTTCAAATGCCCTTCACGTCGTCTGGAAAACATCGAGGAAGATGGGCCTGCGAGTTGGCTGCCGGAGACATGTGCGCCACCAGAAACTCCCATTGAGTCCATGGAGTTTCTTGCTAGATCATGGAGCCTCTCGGCCATGGAGCTCGCTAAGGCTCTTGCAGCTGACAACCTGGACAAGTACTCCGCCTTCTGTTCGGTTGGCAATGAAGCTGAAATTCATGTTGCAAGTTCTGTGGCTTCAGAGGAAGCT ATTATTCAACAATTACCAGGTGGGGGTAGCCCTCCAATTTCTCCTAGGGATAGTGATGACATGAAG GAATTATTTCTACTTCATCAGGCGCTAAACCCGGATTTCCTATCAAATCAACAGTTACTCAGAAATGGG CTATATAAAAGCATAATGAGAGGGAAAACATTTGGGAGATGGTTGAAAGATCAAAAGGAGAGGAAGAAGCAGGAGATTAGAACTCACAATGCCCAGTTGCATGCAGCAGTATCCGTTGCAGGAGTTGCTGCTGCTGTTGCGGCACTTGCTGCATCAAATGCGGCATCGCCTGAAGTCTTGGCCACCCAACACAAGAAGCCTTCCAAAACATCTGCTGCAATTGCATCTGCAGCAGCGTTAGTGGCATCCCATTGCATTGAAATTGCTGAGGACATGGGAGCTGATCATGACCACATCTTAATGGCTGTTAACTCAGCAGTTAATGCCAGGACTAATGGCGATATCATGACTCTAACAGCTGGAGCAGCTACTG CCTTACGTGGAGCTGCCACTCTAAGGGCAAGGCTGCAAAAGGGGTGCGGAACTGCAACCCTTGTTCTTTCTGAGGAACAGATTGAGGAAGGCAGAGAATCAAACATCTTGATTGCACTGAACTTTGTCTCTAGGGGAGGAGAACTTCTTAAACGCACTAGGAAAG GAGCACTCCACTGGAAGCAAGTTTCTTTCAACATAGATTCATGTTGGCAG GTGGCAGTTAAAATGAAAAGCAAGCATATGGCAggaacatttacaaaaaagaagaaat GTGTAGTCTCTGGAGTCTATTGTGACATTCCAGCATGGCCGGGGAGGGAGAGGGAAGAGAGCAGCGAGCAGAGGGCTTACTTTGGGATAAAAACAGATGACAGGATAATAGAATTTGAATGCAGAAATAACAGTGATAAACAAATGTGGGCTGAAGGGATCCAGTATATGTTGCACTGCCGGGCTAGCATGATATGA
- the LOC100256065 gene encoding aldehyde oxidase GLOX1 → MVTNAWGSSGGLSANGTLVQAGGWSSGARTVRYLSGSKASRWIEYSCALSRKRWYSTQHILPNGRFVVIGGRRMFNYEFIPRRKKSTFKVFKLTFLERTTDDVENNLYPFVFLSTDGNLFIFANNRSILFNPITHKIIRRYPILSGGSRNYPASGMSALLPIQLRDPNPKVIRAEVIVCGGARPEAAKLADKGVYLTALQDCGRMEITAANATWTKEVMPTPRVMGDMLVLPTGDLLMLNGAKRGTSGWNFADDPNYVPVLYKPDGPITQRFTELKATSIARMYHSTSALLPDGTILVAGSNTKNYYFTRGTKYPTEFRVEKFYPPYLDPLRVSDRPKIETNFKRKMVKYGKGLTVVFKLKTILRVKLSDLKVTMYAPPFTTHGFSMNQRLLILAKRQLINTGGGRFRVSVVAPPSAKVAPPGYYLIFVVHQGLPSPGVWTKIH, encoded by the exons ATGGTGACCAATGCATGGGGGTCTTCGGGTGGGCTCTCAGCCAATGGGACCCTTGTGCAAGCTGGTGGATGGAGCAGTGGAGCTAGGACTGTTCGATATCTTTCAGGATCCAAGGCCTCTCGCTGGATTGAGTACTCTTGTGCACTTTCCAGAAAAAGATG GTATTCAACGCAACATATTTTGCCAAATGGCAGGTTTGTAGTGATCGGTGGACGTCGCATGTTCAATTATGAATTCATCCCTAGACGTAAGAAATCCACTTTCAAGGTTTTCAAACTCACATTCCTAGAACGGACCACCGACGATGTAGAGAACAACCTCTACccatttgttttcctttccaCCGACGGGAATCTCTTTATTTTCGCTAACAACCGTTCGATCTTATTTAACCCGATTACCCATAAGATTATTCGACGCTACCCAATTCTATCTGGTGGGTCAAGAAATTACCCGGCTTCTGGAATGTCAGCTCTTCTCCCCATCCAACTCCGTGACCCGAACCCGAAAGTCATTCGTGCTGAAGTCATCGTCTGTGGTGGTGCGAGGCCCGAGGCGGCGAAGCTAGCTGACAAAGGCGTGTACTTGACTGCACTCCAAGATTGTGGGAGGATGGAAATTACAGCTGCAAATGCCACGTGGACCAAGGAGGTGATGCCAACACCGAGGGTCATGGGAGATATGTTGGTCTTGCCCACGGGAGATCTTCTAATGCTTAATGGAGCCAAGAGGGGCACCTCGGGCTGGAACTTCGCGGATGATCCGAATTATGTGCCCGTGCTTTACAAACCCGATGGCCCGATTACCCAACGGTTCACCGAACTTAAGGCAACATCAATAGCCAGAATGTACCATTCCACATCAGCATTACTGCCAGATGGCACAATCTTAGTGGCTGGTagtaatacaaaaaattattatttcactAGGGGCACCAAATACCCGACAGAATTTCGGGTCGAGAAGTTTTACCCACCATATTTGGATCCTCTACGGGTATCGGACCGcccaaaaatagaaacaaactTCAAACGTAAAATGGTAAAATACGGAAAGGGTCTTACAGTAGTCTTTAAGTTGAAAACAATACTAAGGGTGAAATTATCAGACTTGAAGGTGACCATGTATGCTCCACCATTCACTACACATGGATTTTCTATGAACCAAAGGCTTCTAATATTAGCTAAAAGGCAGTTGATTAACACCGGCGGAGGAAGATTTAGGGTTAGTGTGGTGGCGCCACCATCGGCCAAGGTGGCTCCGCCGGGTTATTACCTTATTTTTGTTGTACATCAAGGACTCCCTAGTCCTGGAGTATGGACCAAAATTCATTGA
- the LOC100250921 gene encoding protein NRT1/ PTR FAMILY 1.1-like, whose amino-acid sequence MEQIGAEDTMGLSSNPKNPLHQPSKSRLGGFRTMPFIIVNEVFERISSLGLMPNMILYLMRGYNMKAVDGSNVLFIWSAVTHALAIFGAFLSDAYLGRFRVIALGSFSSLTGMILLWFTAVIPGMKPQPCEQFKDDCNPATPAQLAVLFSSFGLISIGAGCIRPCSMAFGADQLDKENPDSERILDSFFNWYYASSAMSTVISLTIIVYIQDHLGWNFGFGVPAILMFFSALMFLFGSSLYVKEKPSSSLFTGFVQVPFVAFKNRHLNPPCDSDEYYHHSHDKKLTPTNQLRWLNRACMIRDPGRDLSSDGSDPNSWSICSVEQVESLKTLLRLIPIWSTGIMILVSMGQTSFTTLQANTMDRYLTPNFKIPAASFAVSTVVVLTIWIPIYDIVLVPILARYTGCPRGLSMKFRMGIGLVLSCVAMAVGAITESVRRRIANEQGLDEQPAATLNMSAMWLLPQFILFGFAEAFSAIGQIEFYYSQFSKSMSSIAVALFTVGIAGSNLVGSLLVNVVNSVTSKGGKESWLSSNLNKGHLDYYYWLITILCLINIIYFLVCCWSYGPFEDEKPGISDEGEANIEYRALPSS is encoded by the exons ATGGAGCAGATTGGGGCGGAAGATACGATGGGGTTGTCTTCAAATCCAAAGAACCCGCTCCATCAACCTTCAAAGTCAAGACTTGGTGGTTTTAGAACCATGCCCTTCATTATAG TGAATGAGGTTTTTGAGAGAATTTCAAGCTTGGGTCTGATGCCCAACATGATATTATACTTGATGAGGGGATATAACATGAAAGCTGTAGATGGGTCTAACGTTTTGTTCATTTGGTCTGCTGTTACCCATGCGTTGGCCATTTTTGGAGCTTTTCTCTCTGATGCTTACTTGGGTCGGTTCAGGGTCATCGCTCTCGGGTCTTTCTCTAGCCTTACT GGGATGATTTTACTCTGGTTCACAGCGGTGATTCCAGGGATGAAACCTCAGCCATGTGAACAATTTAAAGATGATTGCAACCCTGCAACACCAGCCCAACTTGCAGTACTGTTCTCTTCTTTTGGGCTAATTTCAATTGGGGCTGGTTGCATCAGACCTTGTTCAATGGCCTTTGGTGCAGACCAATTGGATAAAGAAAACCCCGATAGCGAGAGGATCTTGGACAGCTTCTTCAATTGGTACTATGCTTCTTCTGCAATGTCAACAGTGATTTCTTTAACAATTATCGTGTACATTCAAGATCACTTGGGGTGGAATTTCGGGTTTGGAGTTCCTGCAATTCTCATGTTCTTCTCTGCCCTCATGTTCTTATTTGGTTCTTCGCTTTATGTCAAAGAGAAGCCGAGCTCGAGCTTGTTTACTGGATTTGTTCAAGTTCCTTTTGTGGCATTCAAGAATAGACACCTCAATCCTCCTTGTGATTCTGATGAATATTACCATCATAGTCATGACAAGAAGCTCACTCCAACCAATCAATTAAG GTGGCTAAACAGAGCTTGCATGATCAGAGATCCTGGGAGAGACTTGAGCTCAGATGGGTCAGATCCAAATTCATGGAGTATCTGCTCAGTGGAACAAGTGGAGTCCCTCAAAACCCTTCTAAGACTCATCCCCATATGGTCCACAGGCATCATGATCCTAGTGAGCATGGGCCAGACTTCATTTACCACACTCCAAGCAAACACCATGGACCGGTACCTCAccccaaattttaaaatcccAGCAGCATCCTTTGCTGTGTCCACAGTCGTCGTTCTCACGATATGGATTCCCATCTATGACATTGTACTTGTTCCCATACTAGCAAGATACACTGGCTGCCCTCGTGGTCTCAGCATGAAATTCAGAATGGGAATCGGGTTGGTACTTTCTTGCGTGGCCATGGCTGTGGGAGCAATAACAGAAAGCGTGAGACGGAGAATCGCCAATGAACAAGGCCTGGATGAGCAACCAGCTGCCACATTGAACATGTCTGCAATGTGGCTTCTGCCGCAGTTCATCCTGTTTGGATTCGCCGAGGCTTTTAGTGCAATTGGGCAGATTGAGTTTTATTATTCCCAGTTCTCCAAGAGCATGTCAAGCATTGCAGTGGCTCTCTTCACTGTTGGGATAGCTGGTTCCAACTTGGTGGGAAGTCTTCTGGTGAATGTTGTGAATAGTGTCACAAGCAAAGGTGGTAAGGAAAGCTGGTTGTCAAGCAACCTTAATAAAGGTCACTTGGATTATTATTACTGGCTGATTACCATCTTGTGTTTGATTAacatcatttattttcttgtttgttGTTGGTCTTATGGGCCTTTTGAGGATGAAAAACCTGGCATCTCTGATGAGGGAGAAGCTAATATTGAGTATAGGGCTTTACCTTCATCTTGA